The nucleotide sequence GGAAGACGATGACGTTGGGCCGTTTCGTGGCCTGCCGCGACAACCGGAGCGCCGCCTCGACCGCTTCACTGCCCGAGTTCGCGTAGAAGAGCGAATCCAGGCCTTCCGGGAGGACGCCACCCAGCTTCTCGGTCAGCTCCAGCATCGGCTTGTGCATGACCGTCGTGTACTGCCCGTGGACGAGTTTGCCGATCTGCTCTCGCGCCGCGCTCACCACGTGCGGGTGACAGTGGCCGGTGCTGGTCACGCCGATACCGGCGGTGAAATCCAGGTGACGTTTGCCATCGGTGTCGTAGAGGTAAACCCCCTCACCGTGGTCGACCACGACCGGCGTTGCCTGCTTGAGCAGCGGTGATAGCTGGGCCATGGGCTGCGCTCCTAGGTCGGCTGAGCTGTTGTCGATTGTTGACAATATCCATAGCATGGCGTTCGGGACAACATGGAGGAGCGTTGGGATGAGCTCGATCAGTGAGGCCGGCGTCGTCACGTCGGTCGGCAAGGAACTGTTCATCGGCGGCAAGTGGGTGCCCGCCACGGACGGGAAGACCTTCCCTGTCCTCGACCCCTCGACAGGCGAATCCCTGTGCGAGGTGGCTGACGCGTCACCGGCGGACGGCGTCAGCGCACTCGACGCGGCCGTCGCGGCACAGGCCGACTGGGCGAACGTCGCCCCGCGCGAACGCGGTGAGATCCTGCGCCGAGCCTACGAGCTGCTGATCAAGCGCGCCAACAAACTCGCGCTGCTGATGACCCTCGAGATGGGCAAACCGCTCGCGGAGTCGAAGGGCGAGATCACCTACGCGGCCGAGTTCTTCCGCTGGTTCGCGGAGGAAGCCGTCCGGATCGACGGTGGTTACGCCGTCGCTCCCAACGGCTCGGGCCGGTTCCTCGTGACGAAGCAGCCCGTCGGGCCGTGCCTGCTGATCACGCCGTGGAACTTCCCCATGGCGATGGGCACCCGCAAGATCGGCCCCGCGGTCGCGGCAGGCTGCACGATGGTCATCAAACCCGCTGCGCAGACTCCCCTTTCTATGTTGGCCCTCGCGGCGATCCTCGCCGAGGCGGGACTGCCGGAAGGTGTGCTGAACGTGCTCACGACGTCGGACTCCGGTGGCGTGATGGAGCCGTTGATCCGCGACGGCCGCGCCCGGAAGCTGTCCTTCACCGGTTCGACCGGCGTCGGACGGAAGCTTCTGGAACAGTGCGCGGACAAGGTGCTCCGCACTTCGATGGAACTCGGTGGCAACGCCCCCTTCCTCGTCTTCGAAGACGCCGACCTCGACGCGGCGATCGAAGGCGCGATGACCGCGAAGATGCGCAACATCGGCGAGGCCTGCACGGCCGCGAACCGCTTCTATGTCCAGCGAGGCATCGTCGACGAGTTCTCCCGGCGCCTCACCGAGCGCATGGAGGCCCTGCCGATGGGGCGCGGCACCGAGGAGGGTGTCGTCGTCGGCCCCCTCATCGACGAAGCCGCCGTCGAGAAGGTCAGCGGCCTGGTCGCCGACGCCACCGAGCGAGGAGCGCGCGTTCTCACCGGTGGATCCACAGTGGACGGTCCGGGTAACTTCTATCAGGCCACGGTGCTCACCGACGTTCCCAAGGACGCCAGGCTCGCTTCGGAGGAGATCTTCGGACCGGTCGCCCCGATCACTCCGTTCGACAGCGAGGACGAAGCCATCGCGGCGGCGAATGACACCGAATTCGGGCTAGTGTCCTATGTGTACACCTCCGATCTCAAGCGGGCACTGCGGGTTTCGGAACGTCTGGAAGCCGGCATGATCGGCCTCAACCAGGGTCTGGTCTCGAATCCTGCTGCGCCGTTCGGCGGGATCAAACAGTCGGGGCTCGGCCGCGAGGGCGGCAGCGTCGGCATCGACGAGTTCCTCGAGACAAAGTACATCGCGGTGGCTCTGTGACTTCTCGAGCAGGGACCTCCTATCGGATCGCGAGCATTCCCGGCGACGGGATCGGCGTGGACGTGACGGTCGAGGCCCGCAAGGTCCTCGACCGCGTGGCGGCATCGCATGACTTCTCCTTGTCCTGGACGGAGTTCGACTGGAGTTGTGAGCGGTACGCCAAAACCGGTTCGATGATGCCCGCCGACGGGATCGAGCAGCTTTCGGCCTTCGACGGGCTCTTTCTCGGTGCCGTCGGCTTTCCCGGTGTCCCGGACCATGTGTCGTTGTGGGGTCTCCTCATTCCGGTCCGGCGCGCGTTCAGTCAGTACGTCAACCTCCGGCCGGTCCGGCTGCTGCCGGGGACGACGTCGGCTCTGGCGGGCCGCGGTGCCGAAGAACTGGAGATGGTGATCGTCCGGGAGAACTCCGAGGGCGAGTACTCGGAGATCGGCGGCAGGCACAATCGTGGGATGGAGAACGAGTTCGTCTTACAGGAATCCGTGTTCACGCGGGTCGGGGTGGAGCGGATCATCCGTTACGCCTTCGCACTGGCGAAGACGCGCACGGGGCGGGTCTGTTCGGCGACCAAGTCCAACGGGCTCATTCACTCCATGCCTTTCTGGGACGAGATCTTCGCCGAAATCTCCGCGGAATACCCGGACGTACACGCCGAGCAGTGCCATGTCGACGCGCTCGCCGCGCGGATGGTGCAGGCGCCGGACCGGCTCGACGTCGTGGTGGCTTCCAATCTGTTCGGCGACATCCTGAGCGACCTGGCGGCGGCCGTGACGGGCGGGCTCGGAATGGCGGCTTCGGGCAACATCAATCCGACCGGTGAGCTCCCTTCCATGTTCGAGGCGGTGCACGGCAGCGCTCCCGACATCGCCGGACAGGGCATCGCGAATCCGGTGGCGCAGATTCTGGCGGGAGCGATGCTGCTCGACCATCTCGGGGAAACCGTTGCGGCACAAGACGTACGTGCTGCGGTGGAAAAGGTTCTCGAGGAGGGGGCCGTGCAAACCCCCGATCTCGGCGGGAAGTCCACCACCGCCGAACTCGGGTCCGCGGTGGTCGCCGCTCTATCTTGAACCATCCGCATAGTGGCGTGTCAAGTCCCGGAAGTCATGAACGGTACATTCATGACTTTTGAGTACAGGAAGGCCCCTTCTTTGCGTTAAGCGCAGGGAAGGGGCCTTCGTGTACTCAAGGGAGGTAAGGCTGTAGTGGTGTTTCGAGTAGAGCATCCGCGGTTCGGTGTTCCCAATGTCGCATTAGGGGCACTCAGCGTCTCGAATGCGACATCGGGAACCAAGCTGTCTGTCGAGTCGCCGCTCACGGCGCATATCGGGTGACCGGTTCGGTGCTCCCGATGTGGCATGGGGGCGCGGGCCCGGGCAGTTCAGCGGGCGACCATGCTCTCGGCGAATTTTCTCAGGCAAGTGAAAATGTTGCCCTGAAAGGGAATCTCGGCGCGAAATCGAGAACGAAAGCCCGTTCGCCGCCTGCGCGTCACCCTGGGTCGCGAGTTTTTGTCGGTGCCCCGGTGCACAGTGCCGGTCATCGGATTCGACGACTGGAGGAGCACCGATGTGCTGGCATTGCGACAACCCCGGCAAGAGCCGCGACGACTACCTCGTCGAGGAGGTCCGTCCGCTGATCCGGAAGTACGGCTGGATGGTGCAGACGGTCGAGCGCGAAAGTGTCCAACCCGGTTTCGCGTACACGGTCGGGCTCACCGATGCCGGGCTGCCGGAGCTCGTCGTCACCGGCCTGAGAGAGCGAAGATCCGGGCAGCTGCTGAATTATTTCGCCCAGCAGGTGGTCCGGTCCGGCCCGCCGGAGGCGGGGGAGGTGCTGCCCGCCGCGGTCGGCTGGCCGTCGTTCGAAGTCGTCTCGCTCAGTTCGCCGTCGGCGCACCTGCTCACCGCCGTTCTCCTGTACGGCGAAGAATTCCGCGCGCTGCAACTGGTCTACGAGGACGAGCACGGCAATTGGCCGTGGGACAGGGAGTTCCGCGGCGGGACGGGCGGCCAGCCGGTGCTGGGGGTGCGGGGCCGTGGCTGAATCCTCAAGGCACCGCGGGAGCTTCGCCTTCCCGCAGGCTGGTTCCCGGGGCCAGCCGCTGGACCGCGTCTTCCATATGGGCTTCCAGCAGCGACAGCGCGGTCTCCTCGTCGCCGGCCCGCAGGGCTTCGATGATCCTGGTGTGTTCGGTGACCCGTTCCTCGACCCGCTGGTAGGTCGCCTGCAGTGCGGTGAGGCACATCCGCGTCTCGATCAGCAGGGTCCTGGCCATGCGCACGAGCCGTTTGCTGCCCGAAGCGGCGATCAACGCTTCGTGGAAACGGAGGTCCGCCCAGGAGAGCGCGGTGGGGTCGTCGTCGTCCGCGGCGGTGGCCATGGCGCGCACGGCCTCTTCGAGTTCGGTGGCGACCCGCTCCCTGTCCCCGCGCAGTGCCCGCAGCATGGCGGCGCGCTCGATGGCCGAGCGCGCCGAGTAGATGTCGTAGACGTCGCCGGGCTCGAGGTCGATCACGAACAGGCCGCGGTGGCGCTCGCTGCGCAGGAGCCCTTCGGAGACGAGGTGCTGCATCGCCTCGCGCAGCGGCCCCCGCGAAACCTGGAACCGGGAGGCGAGATCCGTTTCACCGAGCTGGGTGCCGGGAGGGAGGGCGCCGGTCATGATCGCGTCCCGCAACTGCCGCGCGATGATCCCGGCGGTCGACTCCCGGCTGACCGGCTCGATATCCGGCAAGGACATGGTTCAGTTCCCCCTTCTTCCGAACAGCGCGCCCAAGGTGCGGACGAGCGGGGACTTCCCGGTGAGCCGCAGGCCTTCCCAGACGGTGACCTGATTGGCGGTCAGCACCGGCTTGCCGAGCCTGGTTTCGAGGGTGTTGATCTCGCCGAGCGTCCGCATGGCGGTGTCGGGGACGAGCAGTGCGTCGGCTGCGGGGTGGTCCCGGCTCACCGCGAGCTCGACGACGGCTTCCGGACTGAGTTCGCCGACCTCGGCGGCGGTGTCGATGTCCGCGCTGCCCATCGCGACCACTTCGACTCCGCCCGCGCCGAGGAACTCGACGAACAGCCGCGCGACGTCGTCCGGGTAGCTGGCGGCGACCGCGACCCGCCGGACACCGAGCGCCCTTGCGGCGTTGACGAAGGCGAAGGACGTACTCGACGCCGGGACACCGGCGACGGCGGCCAGCCGGTCGGCCTGGTCGCGGGCGCCTTCCCAGCCGTAGACGAAGCTGCCGCTGGTGCACGCCCACACCACCGCGTCGGGTTCGTGTTTGGCCAGGAGCGCGGCGCCGTCGGCGAGCCGGCTTTCGCTGCCGAGGTCCAAGAGCTCCGGCACGGCGTGCAGATCGGTTCCGTAGATGTGCTCGACCGGCAGCTTGATCCCGGCCATGTCCCCGCCGAGGAGCTGTTCCGCGAGCGGGTAGTCGTCTTCGGCCGCGTGATCGGGGTAGATGAACCCGATGGTGGTCGTCTCGGACGGCGGCTCGGGCGAGGCGAACGGCGTGATGGGCACGGAACCTCCGGAGGGCAGATTGTCGACAATCGTAGGCGAAGAGGTCAGTCGACCTCCCGGAGCCACTTGCCGGGCCCGACGATCGGCAGGTTCATCCGCCGGAGGCAGGCCCACATGGTGAGCTGATTCGCGGTGAGGACCGGTTTGCCGAGCGCGCTTTCGAGTGGCTCGATCAGATCGTAGGTGGGGAGGTTGGTGCAGCTGACGAAGATGGCGTCGGCGTCGGCGTGGTCGGCGGCGAGGATGCGCTCGGCGATGGTCCGGTAACTGACCTTCCAGATGCCGCCGCCCAGGCCGAGATGGTCGCTGGAGACGGTACGGACGCCGAGTTCGGCCAGGAAGTCGTGCAGCTTTCCGGTCAGGTCGCCGTCGTAGGGCGTCAGCACCGAGACCCGGTGGAGGTCGAGCTGGTGCAGGACCTCCGCCAGCGCTCCGGACGTGGTGACGGCGTCCGTCGCGCCCGCGTCGCAGATCGCCTTGGTCAGTGAGCGCTCGTAGTCCACACCGTTGACGAAACTGCCGGAGGTGCACAGATAGGCGACGACTTCGGGCTCGACGTGGAGCACGTCCCGCGTGGCGGCGGCGAGATGCCTGCTGTCGCTGACGAGCTGAGCCATCTCCATGCTGACGGGCACGGGCTCGTACGGCGTCCGCGCCAGATGGAGGGAGACCTCCATGGGCACCCAGCGCCACAGCTCGCGTTCCAGGGCCAGGTCGAAGGGAGCGATCACGCCTATTCCGCGCTGCGCCAACGGGCCTTCGAACTCCAGTAAGTCGAAATCCAAGTCTCAGCCTCCGGAAACGTCTGCTGTCACAGTCCGGTGCTCCGGGGGTCGTTCCTCGGATTGTTGACAATCATACGAGCCACTTTTACGGTGTCAATGTGATCGCCTCGGAGACCCCTGTGCTGGCGGTGCTCTGCGGAGACACGCGCCCACCGGACATGCGCGCTATCGAAGACCGAGCGGTGGTTCGTTACACCGGCGAGGCCGGGTTGGCCGATGCGTTATCCGGAGCCGACGCGTTCTTCGTCTACGACTTCCTGTCGACCGCCGTGCCGGGCGCCTGGCACGCGGCCGACAAGCTGCGCTGGCTGCACATCGCCAGCGCGGGGGTCGACCCCGTCCTGTTCCCGGGGTTGCAGGAGAGCGATGTCGTGCTCACCAACTCCCGTGGGGTGTTCGACGGGGCGATAGCCGAGTACGTCCTCGGAGTCGTCCTCGCGTTCGCCAAGGACTTCGTTCGTTCGTGGGACCTGCAGCGGCGAAAGCAGTGGAAGCACCGCGAAAGTGAGCGGATCTCCGGCCGCCGGGTCCTCGTGGTCGGCACGGGGCCGATCGGCCGGTCGATCGCGCGGCTGCTGCGGGCGGCCGGGATGTCGGTGGCGGGCGTCGGACGCCGTCCTCGTGAAGACGATCCCGACTTCGGCGACGTGTACGCGTCCTCGGACCTCGCCCGCCATCTTCCCGGGGCGGACTACGTCGTCGCGGTCGCGCCGCTGACCGAGCAGACGAAGGGCATGTTCGGCGCCGAGGCCTTCGCCGCGATGAAACCCGGCGCTCGGTTCGTCAACGTCGGCCGAGGCGAGCTGGTCGTCACCTCGGATTTGATCGGCGCACTGCGGGACGGGCCGCTCGGCGGCGCGGCGCTCGACGTCTTCGACACCGAGCCGCTCCCCTCGGATAGTCCATTGTGGACCATGAAGAACGTGCTGATCTCGCCGCATATGTCGGGCGACTTCGTCGGCTGGCGTAATACTCTGGTAGAGGTGTTCGCGGACAACTTCCGTCGCTGGCGCGCGGGGGAGCCGCTGCGCAACGTCGTGGACAAGCAGCTCGGGTACGTGCCGTCGGAGACGCTTCGCCAAGGTTAGGGGCCGGATGAACGACACCAAGTTGACCGCGAGCGAGCTCGTCGCCGCGTATGCCACCGGAGAGCTGTCGCCGGTCGAGGCCACCCAGAACGCCTTGCGCGCCATCGAAGAACGCGACGGCGAGACCAACGCCTTTTGCCTGGTCGACGCCGACGGCGCGCTCGAACAGGCGAAAGCTTCCGAGATCCGCTGGCGGGACGGCAATCCGATCGGCTGGCTCGACGGTGTCCCGGCCTCGATCAAGGACATGTTCCTGACCCAGGGCTGGCCGACACTGCGTGGTTCGCGGTGCATCGACCCGGACCAGCCGTGGGACGTCGACAGCCCGGTCACCGCGCGGCTGCGTGAGAACGGCTTGGTGCTGCTGGGAAAGACCACGACGCCGGAACTGGCGTGGAAGGGCGTCACCGACAACACGCTGACCGGGATCACCCGCAACCCGATCGACCCGTCGACGACAGCGGGCGGTTCGAGCGGGGGCAGCGCCGCGGCCGTCGCGGCGGGGATGGGTGAACTCTCCGTCGGCACCGATGGCGGCGGCTCGATCCGGATTCCGGCTTCGTTCTGCGGAATCGTCGGGCTCAAACCGACGCACGGCCGGATCCCCTTGTTCCCGGCGAGCCCGTTCGGTCCGCTCTCGCACGCCGGCCCCATGGCGCGTTCGGTCGACGACACCGCCTTGCTCCTCGACGTCCTCGCCCTGCCCGACCATCGGGACCCGGCCGCGCTCGCGCCGCCGGTCTCGACCTATCGCGAGGCCGTTCGCCGGGACGTGCGCGGCCTGATCGCCGCCTACTCGCCGACGCTCGGTTACGTCGACGTCGACCCGGAGGTCGCGGAGATCGTCAAGTCGGCGGTCCGGTCGCTGGGCGACGCGGGCCTGCACATCGAAGAGACCGATCCCGGTTTCACCGACCCCAAACCGGCCTTCGACATCCTGTGGTCGACAGGGGCGGCCAAGTGGCTGGACACCTTCCCCGCCGGTTCGGAGACGAAGGTCGATCCCGGGCTGCGGAAGGTGTGGGAACTCGGCAAGACCTTCTCGGCGAGCGACTACCTCGGCGCCAACGCCGAGCGGGCCGCGCTGGGCATCCTGATGGGAGAGTTCCACACGCGCTACGACGTGCTGATCACGCCGACCCTCCCCATTCCCGCCTTCGAGGCAGGGCACGAGGTGCCGCCGGGCAGCGGGCTGAGCGGCTGGCCGGACTGGACGCCCTTCACCTATCCGTTCAACATGACCCAGCAGCCCGCCATCAGTGTGCCGGCGGGCCGCACCTCCCGTGGTCTCCCGGTCGGCTTGCAGATCGTCGGCCCGCGGCACTCCGACGACCTGGTGCTCGCGGTCGCGAAGCTCCTCGAGGAGGTCCGTCCCTGGCCGTGACCTGCGGAAAGGGAGCAAGGGACCTTTGCTACCACTTTTGCGGGGCGGGGGATCAGGGCTGCGCGGCGTGGGACTTCCGGACGAGTCCGCGCACTTGGCCGCTGCACAGTGCGAGAGCGGTGGCTGCCACGACCAGCGCGGCGCACGCGAGCAGTGTCGTGCTGACCCCGAAGTGCTGCGCGGCGGGTCCGGCCGCCATCTGTCCGAGGGGCAGGGCGATGAAGGAACCGAGCATGTCGTAGGAGTAGACGCGCGCGAGTTTGTCCTCGGGCACGTTCTCCTGCAGCGAGACGTCCCACGCGACCACGAACTGCTCGATCGCCAGCCCGGAGACGAACATGGCCGCCAGCAGCAGCGGCAGCAAGGGAGCCTGGCCGAGGAGGATCAGCGGCGGTGCTTCGAAGAGGATCACCGCGACGCCGACGAACAGCGCGCGCCGCGGCTGCCATCGGGCCACGAGGATGCCGCCGACGAGTGAGCCGATCGTCTGCGCGGCGAGGGCGAATCCCCAGCCGGATCGCCCGAAAGTGCTGTCGGCGACGACGGGGCCGAGCACCGCGATCCCGCCCGCGATGACGGCGTTCACCACCATGAACTGCACGACCACGACCCACACCCACGTGCGCGACCGGAACTCGTGCCAGCCTTCGACGAGTTCCGCCAGCGGGCGGCTGCCGGGGATCCGTTCCCGGCGGCTGAGGCGGATGCACCGGTAGGACAGGGCGGAGCCGAGGAACAGCAGCGCGTTCCCGCCGAGCGCCCAGCCGGGGCCGACCGCGGTGACCAGGATGCCGCCGAGCCCGGCGCCGGCGATCCGGCCGGAGTTCGACAACAGCCTCGCCAGCGCGTTGGCCTGCGCGAGCAGGGTGGCGGGCACCGTCAGCGGGGTGAGCGACGCCGACGCGGGGGCGGAGATCGCGGCCACCGCGCCGTTGACCACGCTCAGGCCGACCAGCAGCGGGATCGACGCGAATCCACAAAGGACACTCGCCGCGATGGCCGCCTGGGTCATGGTGGCGGCGACTTCGGTGCCTTGCAGGATCACCGACCGCGGTAGCCGGTCCGCCAGCACCCCGCCGAACAGCAGCAGGACCACGCTGGCCACGGATCGCGCGCCGACGACGATGCCGATGTCGACGGCCGAACCGGTCAGGTCGATCACCGCGAACGCGAGTGCGAGCGGGGCGACGGCGTTGCCGAACTCCCCGAACGTGCGGCCGCCGATCAGCCAGCGGAAGTTGTGATGGCGCAGTGGTTCGCGCAGGGACGTCACCGTCGCCTCATTTCGATCAGCGAGACCGTCGCGCTGACCGGGATCGTGCCCCGGGTGCGGGGCGGCTTCGCGGCGGAGTGCAGGAGGTCGCTCAGTTCTCGAGCGTGTTCGAGCGCCTTCTCCCAGGTCTCGCGGTCGACCCACATCTCGGCGTCGCTCGTCGACCCCGGCTTGCCGGGGACACGGAATTCACTGCGGCGCTTGAGTTCTTCGGCCATCGTCGCGATGAGCAACTGTTCTTCCCGCGGATTCTTCGACGTGAACCGCGATCCGGACTCCGGATCGTGCCGGTAGCGTTTCGCCAGGCCGCCCCGGATCCGGACCTCCTCGGCGACGTCCAGCAGGCCGGCTTCGTGCAACCGCCGCAGGTGATAGCTGACATTCGCTTGTGTCTCACCGAGTTCGCGCGCGGCTTCGGCCGCGCTCATCGCGACACCGGTCAAAAGCGACAGAATGCGCAGGCGTACGGGATGGGCGAGGACACGCAACCCGTCGAGGCCGGGGGACTCGGACATGGGCCGAGTATCGACTGCCGGGACGCCAACCGTCAAACAGTTATTTGGGGGTTTCATTGGCCGGGAGATCCGGTGCGGTGCTCCGATGTCTGTGCTCTGCTGGAGGTATGCGTACGACGACATTGGGCAGAAGCGGTCTCGAGGTGTCGAGGATCGCTTTCGGCACTTGGCAACTCGGCGGGGACTGGGGTTCGTTCGACGAGGACGCGGCGATCGCGGCGATCCATCACGCCCGAGAACTCGGCGTGAACTTCTTCGACACCGCGCAGGCCTACGGGTTCGGCAAGTCCGAAGCGATGCTGGGGAAGGCGCTGCGTGAGGAACTCAAGCGCGACCGCGACGCCCTCGTCATCGCCACGAAGGGCGGCATCAAGCCGCGTTCCGAACGGCCGCGCGACTCGCGGCGCGAGTGGCTGGCCCAGGGCATCGAGGACAGCCTCCGCTTTCTCGACGTCGACCACATCGACCTCTACCAGATCCACTGGCCC is from Amycolatopsis lurida and encodes:
- a CDS encoding NAD-dependent succinate-semialdehyde dehydrogenase encodes the protein MSSISEAGVVTSVGKELFIGGKWVPATDGKTFPVLDPSTGESLCEVADASPADGVSALDAAVAAQADWANVAPRERGEILRRAYELLIKRANKLALLMTLEMGKPLAESKGEITYAAEFFRWFAEEAVRIDGGYAVAPNGSGRFLVTKQPVGPCLLITPWNFPMAMGTRKIGPAVAAGCTMVIKPAAQTPLSMLALAAILAEAGLPEGVLNVLTTSDSGGVMEPLIRDGRARKLSFTGSTGVGRKLLEQCADKVLRTSMELGGNAPFLVFEDADLDAAIEGAMTAKMRNIGEACTAANRFYVQRGIVDEFSRRLTERMEALPMGRGTEEGVVVGPLIDEAAVEKVSGLVADATERGARVLTGGSTVDGPGNFYQATVLTDVPKDARLASEEIFGPVAPITPFDSEDEAIAAANDTEFGLVSYVYTSDLKRALRVSERLEAGMIGLNQGLVSNPAAPFGGIKQSGLGREGGSVGIDEFLETKYIAVAL
- a CDS encoding tartrate dehydrogenase — its product is MTSRAGTSYRIASIPGDGIGVDVTVEARKVLDRVAASHDFSLSWTEFDWSCERYAKTGSMMPADGIEQLSAFDGLFLGAVGFPGVPDHVSLWGLLIPVRRAFSQYVNLRPVRLLPGTTSALAGRGAEELEMVIVRENSEGEYSEIGGRHNRGMENEFVLQESVFTRVGVERIIRYAFALAKTRTGRVCSATKSNGLIHSMPFWDEIFAEISAEYPDVHAEQCHVDALAARMVQAPDRLDVVVASNLFGDILSDLAAAVTGGLGMAASGNINPTGELPSMFEAVHGSAPDIAGQGIANPVAQILAGAMLLDHLGETVAAQDVRAAVEKVLEEGAVQTPDLGGKSTTAELGSAVVAALS
- a CDS encoding DUF4262 domain-containing protein, whose protein sequence is MCWHCDNPGKSRDDYLVEEVRPLIRKYGWMVQTVERESVQPGFAYTVGLTDAGLPELVVTGLRERRSGQLLNYFAQQVVRSGPPEAGEVLPAAVGWPSFEVVSLSSPSAHLLTAVLLYGEEFRALQLVYEDEHGNWPWDREFRGGTGGQPVLGVRGRG
- a CDS encoding GntR family transcriptional regulator, producing MSLPDIEPVSRESTAGIIARQLRDAIMTGALPPGTQLGETDLASRFQVSRGPLREAMQHLVSEGLLRSERHRGLFVIDLEPGDVYDIYSARSAIERAAMLRALRGDRERVATELEEAVRAMATAADDDDPTALSWADLRFHEALIAASGSKRLVRMARTLLIETRMCLTALQATYQRVEERVTEHTRIIEALRAGDEETALSLLEAHMEDAVQRLAPGTSLREGEAPAVP
- a CDS encoding maleate cis-trans isomerase family protein codes for the protein MPITPFASPEPPSETTTIGFIYPDHAAEDDYPLAEQLLGGDMAGIKLPVEHIYGTDLHAVPELLDLGSESRLADGAALLAKHEPDAVVWACTSGSFVYGWEGARDQADRLAAVAGVPASSTSFAFVNAARALGVRRVAVAASYPDDVARLFVEFLGAGGVEVVAMGSADIDTAAEVGELSPEAVVELAVSRDHPAADALLVPDTAMRTLGEINTLETRLGKPVLTANQVTVWEGLRLTGKSPLVRTLGALFGRRGN
- a CDS encoding maleate cis-trans isomerase family protein; its protein translation is MDFDLLEFEGPLAQRGIGVIAPFDLALERELWRWVPMEVSLHLARTPYEPVPVSMEMAQLVSDSRHLAAATRDVLHVEPEVVAYLCTSGSFVNGVDYERSLTKAICDAGATDAVTTSGALAEVLHQLDLHRVSVLTPYDGDLTGKLHDFLAELGVRTVSSDHLGLGGGIWKVSYRTIAERILAADHADADAIFVSCTNLPTYDLIEPLESALGKPVLTANQLTMWACLRRMNLPIVGPGKWLREVD
- a CDS encoding D-2-hydroxyacid dehydrogenase yields the protein MIASETPVLAVLCGDTRPPDMRAIEDRAVVRYTGEAGLADALSGADAFFVYDFLSTAVPGAWHAADKLRWLHIASAGVDPVLFPGLQESDVVLTNSRGVFDGAIAEYVLGVVLAFAKDFVRSWDLQRRKQWKHRESERISGRRVLVVGTGPIGRSIARLLRAAGMSVAGVGRRPREDDPDFGDVYASSDLARHLPGADYVVAVAPLTEQTKGMFGAEAFAAMKPGARFVNVGRGELVVTSDLIGALRDGPLGGAALDVFDTEPLPSDSPLWTMKNVLISPHMSGDFVGWRNTLVEVFADNFRRWRAGEPLRNVVDKQLGYVPSETLRQG
- a CDS encoding amidase; amino-acid sequence: MNDTKLTASELVAAYATGELSPVEATQNALRAIEERDGETNAFCLVDADGALEQAKASEIRWRDGNPIGWLDGVPASIKDMFLTQGWPTLRGSRCIDPDQPWDVDSPVTARLRENGLVLLGKTTTPELAWKGVTDNTLTGITRNPIDPSTTAGGSSGGSAAAVAAGMGELSVGTDGGGSIRIPASFCGIVGLKPTHGRIPLFPASPFGPLSHAGPMARSVDDTALLLDVLALPDHRDPAALAPPVSTYREAVRRDVRGLIAAYSPTLGYVDVDPEVAEIVKSAVRSLGDAGLHIEETDPGFTDPKPAFDILWSTGAAKWLDTFPAGSETKVDPGLRKVWELGKTFSASDYLGANAERAALGILMGEFHTRYDVLITPTLPIPAFEAGHEVPPGSGLSGWPDWTPFTYPFNMTQQPAISVPAGRTSRGLPVGLQIVGPRHSDDLVLAVAKLLEEVRPWP
- a CDS encoding MFS transporter; this encodes MTSLREPLRHHNFRWLIGGRTFGEFGNAVAPLALAFAVIDLTGSAVDIGIVVGARSVASVVLLLFGGVLADRLPRSVILQGTEVAATMTQAAIAASVLCGFASIPLLVGLSVVNGAVAAISAPASASLTPLTVPATLLAQANALARLLSNSGRIAGAGLGGILVTAVGPGWALGGNALLFLGSALSYRCIRLSRRERIPGSRPLAELVEGWHEFRSRTWVWVVVVQFMVVNAVIAGGIAVLGPVVADSTFGRSGWGFALAAQTIGSLVGGILVARWQPRRALFVGVAVILFEAPPLILLGQAPLLPLLLAAMFVSGLAIEQFVVAWDVSLQENVPEDKLARVYSYDMLGSFIALPLGQMAAGPAAQHFGVSTTLLACAALVVAATALALCSGQVRGLVRKSHAAQP
- a CDS encoding ArsR/SmtB family transcription factor, whose product is MSESPGLDGLRVLAHPVRLRILSLLTGVAMSAAEAARELGETQANVSYHLRRLHEAGLLDVAEEVRIRGGLAKRYRHDPESGSRFTSKNPREEQLLIATMAEELKRRSEFRVPGKPGSTSDAEMWVDRETWEKALEHARELSDLLHSAAKPPRTRGTIPVSATVSLIEMRRR